Proteins found in one Gemmatimonadota bacterium genomic segment:
- a CDS encoding cob(I)yrinic acid a,c-diamide adenosyltransferase — translation MPRLTKIYTRKGDDGTTALGSRQRVPKESPRVASYGTVDELNSVIGIALAHGLAPRLADTLPVIQNELFHLGSDLCFTEEDKVKYQIPLIEARHVEKLEAIIDELNPIVGRLENFILPGGCPGAAYLHLARTVCRRAEREVAALSRDEAIGAFVLAYLNRLSDLLFVMSRYENKERGVDEPLWDSRL, via the coding sequence ATGCCCAGGCTTACAAAGATCTATACCCGCAAAGGCGACGACGGGACGACCGCCCTCGGAAGCCGGCAGCGCGTACCCAAGGAATCACCCAGGGTGGCGAGCTACGGCACCGTGGACGAGCTCAACTCCGTCATCGGTATCGCACTGGCGCACGGACTGGCCCCCCGACTGGCCGACACGCTTCCGGTCATCCAGAACGAGCTGTTTCACCTGGGATCGGACCTGTGCTTCACCGAGGAGGACAAGGTGAAGTACCAGATCCCGCTGATCGAAGCCCGGCACGTGGAGAAACTCGAAGCGATTATCGACGAACTGAATCCCATCGTCGGACGGCTCGAGAACTTCATCCTTCCCGGCGGGTGCCCTGGCGCCGCGTACCTCCACCTGGCGCGGACCGTCTGCCGGCGCGCGGAACGGGAAGTGGCCGCCCTGTCCCGCGACGAGGCGATCGGGGCCTTCGTGCTGGCCTACCTGAACCGCCTCTCCGATTTGCTCTTCGTCATGTCGCGATATGAAAACAAGGAACGGGGCGTCGACGAACCGCTTTGGGACAGCAGGCTGTAG
- a CDS encoding heme ABC transporter ATP-binding protein, with the protein METAIRVEKLSCGYDRRPVLEDLSFDLRQGEMLGVIGPNGSGKSTLIRALTRILPLSRGRIALYGMPLQDYTVREIAREVAVIPQQTPVTFAFSSLDVVMMGRTPHLRRFRREGPEDREIALEAMRRTDCLAFRDRPIHELSGGERQRVIIARALAQQPSILLLDEPTSFLDLNHQVEIFDLLRHVCARDGLAVLCVSHDLNLSSEYCHRLMMLKEGRIYTDGTPEDILTRGHIKAVFETEVTVIKSPYSGSPQIILKPGD; encoded by the coding sequence ATGGAAACCGCCATCCGCGTAGAAAAACTCTCCTGCGGTTATGATCGTCGCCCAGTGCTGGAGGACCTGTCGTTCGACCTGCGCCAGGGCGAGATGCTGGGGGTGATCGGGCCGAACGGATCGGGAAAGAGCACGTTGATACGTGCGCTTACGCGGATTCTGCCACTGAGCCGGGGACGCATAGCGCTCTACGGGATGCCGCTTCAGGACTACACGGTCCGTGAGATCGCGCGCGAGGTCGCCGTCATTCCCCAGCAGACACCGGTTACCTTCGCCTTCTCCTCGCTGGACGTCGTCATGATGGGCAGGACGCCCCATCTTCGGCGCTTCCGACGAGAAGGTCCGGAAGACCGGGAAATCGCCCTCGAAGCCATGCGGCGGACCGACTGCCTCGCCTTCCGGGACCGCCCCATACACGAACTGTCCGGCGGCGAAAGGCAGCGGGTCATCATCGCCCGGGCGCTGGCGCAGCAGCCATCGATCCTTCTCCTGGACGAACCGACCTCTTTCCTGGACCTGAACCACCAGGTCGAGATATTCGATCTGCTTCGCCACGTGTGCGCCCGCGACGGGCTCGCCGTGCTGTGCGTGTCCCACGACCTCAATCTCTCGTCAGAGTACTGCCACAGGCTGATGATGCTGAAAGAGGGACGTATCTACACCGACGGGACGCCCGAAGATATCCTGACCCGGGGACACATCAAGGCGGTCTTCGAGACCGAAGTGACCGTTATAAAAAGCCCCTATTCGGGTTCGCCGCAGATCATACTGAAACCGGGAGACTGA
- a CDS encoding phytanoyl-CoA dioxygenase family protein has product MSEAQPETHRGLTVEEVGAFHDQGFLVAGKLLDDDHVEALRTEYDRVFETARESGRYRNLSIDDTEDESRKLKARTQMLQIMQMCERSIEFRKLLYHGPILDVVESLLGPNIQLFHDQALYKPPRQGGPVFWHQDNGYWQCTPANLVSCWLTLDDVDVSNGAMHLIPGSHRLLVSHERSAETGALLDLGDQAESERATVVDLPAGGAMFHHCQTMHHTPANVTDRPRRAFAIHYMTPGTKRMRDGAYIDVSFAHPMLRMRV; this is encoded by the coding sequence ATGTCCGAGGCACAGCCGGAAACCCATCGCGGACTGACCGTCGAAGAGGTCGGCGCGTTCCATGACCAGGGGTTCCTGGTGGCCGGCAAGTTGCTGGACGACGACCACGTGGAAGCGCTCCGGACGGAGTACGACCGCGTATTCGAAACGGCGCGCGAAAGCGGCCGTTACCGCAACCTCTCTATCGATGACACGGAAGACGAGTCGCGTAAGCTCAAAGCCCGGACGCAGATGCTGCAGATCATGCAGATGTGCGAACGCAGTATCGAGTTCAGGAAACTGCTCTACCACGGGCCCATCCTGGACGTCGTCGAGTCCCTGCTGGGACCGAACATCCAGCTTTTCCACGACCAGGCCCTGTACAAGCCGCCCCGGCAGGGCGGTCCCGTTTTCTGGCACCAGGACAACGGCTACTGGCAGTGCACACCCGCCAACCTGGTGAGCTGCTGGCTAACCCTGGACGACGTGGACGTGTCGAACGGGGCCATGCACCTGATCCCCGGGTCGCACCGGCTCCTGGTCTCCCATGAACGGTCGGCCGAGACCGGTGCCCTCCTCGACCTGGGAGACCAGGCCGAATCGGAAAGGGCGACGGTGGTCGACCTGCCAGCGGGCGGCGCCATGTTCCACCACTGCCAGACCATGCACCACACCCCGGCAAACGTCACCGACCGGCCGCGCCGGGCCTTCGCCATCCACTACATGACACCCGGCACGAAGCGCATGCGGGACGGGGCTTACATCGATGTCTCCTTCGCCCACCCCATGCTGCGGATGCGGGTGTAG
- a CDS encoding adenosylcobinamide amidohydrolase has translation MKTRNGASTNRFGTAGCRMEETLDRHEHYLLKKDGRFLIAELRTPHQVLSTSACSGGMTDRVRFLVNHQSVEGQGHLDRFEWMMEIGETGYHHHVCKELGLEPEAVAMMGTAANMNYAARIVETFAELRVCAVVTAGVEGNAGCAGDPADWHEAESGQMERHPHERHPHDGTINTMLLVNWPLTPGAMARAVVTMTEGKSAALQDLAVSSRYSQDLATGTGTDQYCIAAPLDGAKRPKARAGHHAKLGELIGTSVRRATLEALRWQNGLEASSTRSLYHALKRYGFSADLFPPAMESRLGAEEYALLDKNIRSVVHDPGVSAAAYAYAAVWDRVRYGTLSTELAAPLLRQQAAVLASAVATKPEAWPACFEQLAVHEDALLDAVYDAIALGWRLKWN, from the coding sequence ATGAAAACAAGGAACGGGGCGTCGACGAACCGCTTTGGGACAGCAGGCTGTAGGATGGAAGAAACACTCGACCGCCACGAGCACTACCTGCTTAAGAAAGACGGAAGGTTCCTCATCGCCGAACTGCGCACCCCCCACCAGGTGCTGAGTACCTCGGCCTGCAGCGGCGGAATGACCGACCGCGTCCGTTTTCTCGTCAACCACCAGAGCGTCGAGGGCCAGGGCCACCTGGATCGTTTCGAATGGATGATGGAAATCGGCGAGACGGGATACCATCACCACGTGTGCAAGGAACTCGGACTCGAGCCGGAAGCCGTCGCGATGATGGGCACGGCCGCGAACATGAACTACGCCGCCCGGATCGTGGAGACCTTCGCGGAACTGCGCGTATGCGCCGTCGTGACCGCCGGAGTCGAGGGTAACGCCGGCTGCGCGGGCGATCCCGCGGACTGGCATGAAGCGGAATCCGGGCAGATGGAGAGACATCCCCACGAGAGACATCCCCACGACGGTACGATCAATACGATGCTGCTCGTCAACTGGCCGCTTACGCCCGGCGCCATGGCCCGCGCGGTCGTCACCATGACGGAAGGCAAGTCGGCGGCCCTCCAGGACCTGGCCGTTTCAAGCCGGTACTCCCAGGACCTGGCGACAGGAACGGGCACGGACCAGTACTGTATCGCTGCGCCCCTGGACGGGGCGAAACGGCCCAAGGCCAGGGCGGGTCACCACGCGAAACTGGGCGAACTGATCGGCACGTCCGTCCGCCGGGCGACCCTTGAGGCGCTTAGGTGGCAGAACGGGCTGGAAGCGTCCAGCACGCGCAGCCTTTATCACGCGTTGAAACGATACGGGTTCAGTGCCGACCTTTTTCCGCCCGCCATGGAAAGCCGCCTGGGCGCGGAAGAATACGCGCTCCTGGACAAGAACATCCGGTCTGTCGTCCACGATCCGGGCGTCTCAGCCGCCGCATACGCCTATGCGGCGGTCTGGGACCGCGTGAGGTACGGGACGCTTTCTACTGAACTGGCCGCCCCACTGCTGAGACAGCAGGCCGCCGTACTGGCCTCCGCTGTCGCGACGAAACCGGAGGCCTGGCCGGCCTGTTTTGAACAGCTTGCCGTCCATGAAGACGCGCTGCTGGATG
- a CDS encoding iron chelate uptake ABC transporter family permease subunit — protein MKRPLILVLTAVILFFACVFSMGVGAVYIPAGTVLQVLADHLWPGGALEPVRNATDTIVWEIRLPRTLLAVLVGAALASSGGVMQGFFQNPMADPYIMGISAGAALGATVAVTLDLQFWMLGLNAVSIAAFLCGLAVTMVVYAFSRRGGRVASTTLLLTGIAIGAMATSFTSYMLVMGGENQRQLLFWLMGSLSARRWDHVWMLLPYAAVGLTVVLVYARELNVLLLGDEQASQLGVHVERVKLILLTAAACLAAAAVSVSGIIGFVGLLAPHMVRLIVGPDYRILTPMAALAGALLLVLADLVARTAMAPAEMPIGILTTLLGAPFFLYLLHRQRRI, from the coding sequence ATGAAACGCCCCCTCATACTGGTCTTAACGGCCGTAATCCTCTTCTTCGCCTGTGTCTTCTCCATGGGGGTAGGCGCCGTGTATATCCCGGCCGGCACCGTGCTGCAGGTGCTGGCGGATCACCTGTGGCCGGGCGGCGCATTGGAGCCGGTGCGGAACGCGACCGACACGATCGTCTGGGAGATCCGCCTTCCGAGAACCCTCCTGGCGGTGCTCGTAGGGGCCGCCCTGGCCAGTTCGGGCGGGGTGATGCAGGGTTTCTTCCAGAATCCCATGGCCGATCCCTATATCATGGGCATATCGGCCGGCGCCGCGCTGGGCGCCACGGTCGCGGTCACCCTGGATTTGCAATTCTGGATGCTCGGGCTCAACGCGGTATCCATCGCGGCGTTCCTCTGCGGCCTGGCCGTGACCATGGTGGTGTACGCCTTTTCCCGCCGGGGAGGCCGCGTGGCGTCCACCACCCTGCTTCTGACGGGCATCGCCATCGGCGCCATGGCAACTTCCTTCACGTCCTACATGCTCGTGATGGGCGGCGAGAACCAGCGGCAGTTGCTCTTCTGGCTCATGGGCAGCCTGTCCGCCCGGAGGTGGGACCACGTCTGGATGCTCCTGCCCTACGCGGCGGTGGGTCTGACCGTCGTGCTCGTGTACGCGCGGGAACTGAACGTGCTGCTGCTGGGCGATGAGCAGGCGTCCCAGCTGGGCGTGCACGTCGAACGGGTCAAGCTGATCCTGCTGACAGCTGCCGCCTGCCTCGCCGCAGCCGCGGTTTCGGTGAGCGGCATCATCGGTTTCGTCGGCCTGTTGGCGCCGCACATGGTCCGGCTGATCGTGGGGCCCGATTACCGCATCCTGACACCCATGGCCGCGCTGGCCGGCGCCCTGCTGCTGGTGCTGGCCGACCTGGTCGCCCGAACGGCCATGGCTCCGGCCGAAATGCCCATCGGAATACTCACCACGCTGCTCGGCGCTCCATTTTTTCTGTACCTGCTGCACCGGCAACGCCGGATCTGA